One genomic window of Bradyrhizobium sp. CCGE-LA001 includes the following:
- a CDS encoding SDR family NAD(P)-dependent oxidoreductase → MDSSDRKSVVKLVAEVEKQHGQIDVMHYNAALMRKASVAEQPSDTFNSDLTVNIGGALAAAQAVAPKMEARKSGAILLMGGGFALAPSPDYLSLSIGKAGIRALAQGLFESLREKGVHGATVTVAGFVSPETKEAQAVADHFWQLYSQSKDAWTVEATYTPA, encoded by the coding sequence GTGGACTCAAGTGATCGGAAGAGTGTCGTTAAGCTCGTCGCCGAGGTCGAGAAGCAGCACGGCCAGATCGACGTGATGCACTACAACGCGGCGTTGATGCGCAAGGCGAGCGTCGCCGAGCAGCCGAGCGACACGTTCAACAGCGATCTGACGGTCAACATCGGCGGCGCGCTCGCGGCGGCTCAGGCGGTTGCTCCGAAGATGGAAGCCCGCAAGTCTGGCGCAATCCTGCTGATGGGCGGCGGCTTCGCTCTCGCTCCCAGCCCGGATTACCTGTCGCTCAGCATCGGCAAGGCCGGCATCCGCGCCTTGGCGCAGGGGCTCTTCGAGTCGCTGCGAGAGAAGGGCGTCCACGGTGCGACGGTGACTGTCGCGGGCTTCGTCTCCCCGGAAACCAAGGAGGCCCAGGCCGTCGCCGATCACTTCTGGCAACTCTACAGCCAGTCGAAGGACGCCTGGACCGTCGAGGCGACCTACACCCCCGCCTGA
- a CDS encoding CHAT domain-containing protein gives MSGFELFLPSSLPATELLARTKHDGVILHVSLNFSPGNTEIQFDLSQRTGVAQHEHRVWKYPLAVMGVPSSLLQPQQDFTLPPEIAMDLRDELTAQALPAEQPLWLDLVRPYGLLGALPWESALGEHLRRPILRLPTFLERPHEDQNIADVAILVTADPNAHQDRTVWQVRAVVEAILTGSKRLQTRVHIFAPEPWHELLTRLPSEQLVERPTQLYQPPPIRRGPADLRRLWTKWMSESLGGQALDAVHVICDVEPTMTNSMLVLRQPWKTQGRQVVTWLSVEDLCAMLTLLGAWAVTITPRTHLHCMNAAAFFADTAAHTRPGPLLYHPLEVPDDANALTDGYRFLLSPEPTQPPTLLRGFLYGLPSAVADAATKVGDESPANNSAMLTKGSSVPPPQQVPNWASATQRFFENAMLDELRRASDDVLLSRSNGIGKTVNSASVRQTLSDIKDVVSRHLSLGTSATTGDARSHLRTSISPSQFVRPHEAIVEIGASDKGRLSVRLLKSLVGHHDSRRHKSMFLDYAKLPKLDTLQNVTSYATQIRDALCRHRAVAAELERIAGSTPSALRFVVDVPEAETPRWEAVSMPPFLALKPDCTVTRIAYKSDIRDPGVRTFSWPIRMIAFLSAANASAEEELKAIHSAVLLARQRGLRLICSIYLGEQQLIDRASEYPGVDVTFVPPSALEVGQVIKDQSPQIVHFFCHGLNEAGERLLELATICDWDTQKRIGSVRMSIERLRQVLISTGATWLTVLNTCSGATPAGSLPSMASELAQSASPVTIGMAEPIKADAATVFTRAFYGRVFEKLKESLSGVDWGDAAMLDLGLAVNAAREKLHEEYQDTPKDAYGTWCLPVLYERDTPLRVLMLPEDMKTRIELIAGALRSLPASTPLLVRKEILKTLGNPPPVPEKLRPDAFGNLV, from the coding sequence GTGTCTGGGTTTGAGTTGTTCTTGCCATCTTCACTGCCTGCGACGGAGCTGCTCGCTCGCACGAAGCATGATGGGGTCATTCTCCATGTTAGCCTCAATTTTTCTCCCGGGAACACGGAGATTCAGTTCGATCTCAGCCAGCGCACGGGCGTTGCTCAGCATGAACACCGCGTTTGGAAGTACCCGCTTGCGGTTATGGGCGTGCCATCAAGCCTCCTGCAGCCGCAACAAGATTTCACTTTGCCACCTGAGATTGCTATGGATTTGCGCGACGAGTTGACCGCGCAGGCTCTGCCAGCTGAGCAACCTTTGTGGCTGGATCTGGTTCGGCCTTATGGTCTGCTTGGTGCGCTTCCCTGGGAATCGGCCCTCGGAGAACATCTCCGCAGACCCATTTTGCGCTTGCCGACTTTCCTAGAGCGACCACATGAGGATCAGAACATTGCCGACGTCGCCATTCTTGTTACCGCAGATCCGAACGCTCATCAGGACCGTACGGTTTGGCAGGTGCGAGCGGTGGTGGAAGCCATTCTGACCGGATCGAAACGCCTGCAGACACGGGTGCATATTTTCGCGCCGGAGCCCTGGCATGAGCTGCTCACGCGGCTTCCTTCCGAACAGCTCGTTGAAAGACCGACACAGCTTTACCAGCCACCTCCGATAAGGCGTGGGCCAGCTGATCTACGGCGGCTATGGACCAAATGGATGTCCGAATCACTTGGAGGGCAAGCTCTAGACGCTGTGCACGTCATCTGTGATGTCGAGCCGACCATGACCAACTCAATGCTGGTTCTCAGGCAGCCGTGGAAAACACAGGGCCGGCAAGTCGTAACGTGGCTCTCTGTCGAAGATCTGTGCGCAATGCTCACGCTTCTGGGCGCGTGGGCCGTGACCATTACTCCGCGGACGCATTTGCATTGCATGAATGCCGCTGCGTTCTTCGCAGACACGGCCGCGCACACGCGTCCCGGACCGTTGCTCTACCATCCGCTCGAAGTGCCGGACGACGCAAATGCCCTCACGGACGGCTATCGTTTCCTGCTCTCCCCAGAGCCGACACAACCGCCGACCTTGTTGCGCGGTTTCCTATATGGATTGCCGAGTGCCGTTGCAGACGCGGCTACAAAGGTCGGAGACGAGAGCCCGGCCAACAACTCGGCAATGTTAACGAAAGGAAGCAGCGTTCCTCCGCCCCAGCAGGTGCCAAACTGGGCCTCGGCAACCCAGCGCTTTTTTGAGAACGCGATGCTCGACGAACTTCGCCGAGCGTCGGACGACGTTCTACTATCCAGGTCCAATGGGATCGGGAAAACTGTAAATTCCGCTTCTGTTCGGCAGACGCTCTCCGACATCAAAGACGTTGTCTCGCGACATCTATCTTTGGGCACGTCAGCAACCACTGGCGACGCTCGTTCCCACCTGCGAACATCGATTAGTCCATCGCAGTTCGTACGACCGCACGAAGCTATCGTTGAGATCGGAGCCTCAGACAAGGGAAGGCTGAGCGTGCGGCTGCTAAAAAGTTTGGTAGGCCACCACGATTCTAGAAGACACAAATCGATGTTCCTGGATTACGCCAAGCTACCAAAGCTGGACACACTTCAGAACGTGACCAGTTATGCGACCCAAATCAGGGACGCTCTTTGTCGGCATAGGGCGGTCGCAGCAGAGCTCGAGCGCATCGCCGGCTCTACTCCGTCCGCGCTTCGGTTTGTCGTCGACGTGCCAGAGGCTGAAACGCCACGATGGGAGGCGGTCTCGATGCCGCCGTTTCTCGCGCTCAAGCCGGACTGCACCGTTACTCGTATCGCTTACAAATCGGACATCCGAGATCCCGGCGTGCGGACCTTTAGCTGGCCCATACGAATGATCGCCTTCCTTTCGGCTGCGAATGCATCGGCAGAGGAAGAATTAAAAGCGATCCACAGCGCAGTGCTGCTCGCGAGGCAGCGGGGTCTCCGACTCATATGTTCCATCTACCTTGGTGAGCAACAATTGATCGATAGGGCGAGCGAATATCCCGGAGTTGACGTTACCTTTGTGCCGCCATCTGCCCTTGAAGTCGGGCAGGTCATCAAGGATCAATCGCCGCAAATCGTCCACTTCTTCTGCCATGGCCTAAACGAGGCGGGGGAGCGTCTTCTGGAACTCGCGACAATTTGCGATTGGGACACTCAAAAAAGGATCGGAAGTGTCCGTATGTCGATTGAGCGCCTGCGGCAAGTTCTGATTTCAACTGGCGCCACATGGCTAACCGTGCTGAACACCTGCAGCGGGGCGACACCTGCGGGATCGCTTCCGTCCATGGCAAGCGAACTGGCTCAGAGCGCCTCCCCCGTGACTATCGGCATGGCGGAGCCGATCAAGGCGGATGCCGCAACCGTATTCACGCGCGCGTTCTATGGACGCGTGTTCGAAAAGCTCAAGGAATCGCTCTCAGGTGTTGATTGGGGCGATGCAGCCATGCTGGATCTGGGGCTTGCTGTCAACGCCGCTCGCGAAAAGCTGCACGAAGAATATCAGGACACCCCCAAGGACGCGTACGGAACATGGTGCCTACCAGTGCTGTACGAGCGTGATACACCACTCAGAGTCCTCATGCTCCCGGAAGACATGAAGACGCGCATCGAGCTCATCGCGGGAGCGTTGCGTAGTCTCCCGGCAAGCACGCCCCTCTTGGTGCGCAAGGAAATCCTCAAGACGCTCGGGAATCCTCCTCCGGTTCCCGAGAAGCTGCGCCCCGACGCCTTCGGTAATCTTGTTTAG